One Clostridium sp. CM027 genomic window carries:
- the recG gene encoding ATP-dependent DNA helicase RecG: protein MDIHSDIKYIKGVGPKMAENLNKCGIFNVLDLILYFPRDYENVSANKSILKCAESEKLIVECTVLNILKDVRLKNNKTLSTIVFCQGDNRFKGKWFNQTYAKNSFKISNKYIITGKVNKFREEITIMNPKIVKNTSMATNNIIAKYPLKNNVTNNFFNKIISDVLCDVEITENLPKWLVEKYDFCSLDNAARNIHSPKSLELLNKSKRRLKFQELFTYSLKILMLKEFIKYHNNGIQFKIAPELIILKEQLPFQLTKAQSKVVREILIDQKKDIGMNRMVQGDVGSGKTIVAIITMFNVVKNGYQASMMAPTEILAKQHYEEIQNVLKNFSLKIQLLSGSVTAKNKQLIKQELKDGTIDIIVGTHALIEDDVEFKNLGMIVTDEQHRFGVSQRNRFSNKGKNIDILVMTATPIPRTLSLYLYGDLDVSIIDELPPGRQKIDTSYESMSYSKKVYEFALNEINMGRQVYIVCPLVEENEEMKLSSVEKLYEKLKEEYFDSIEIGMIYGKMPSKQKNEIMDKFKLGEIKALIATTVIEVGVNVPNATVMIIENSERFGLAQLHQLRGRVGRGKHKSYCILLANITNNIVKRRLEILIKSNDGFFIAEEDLKNRGAGELFGIKQHGESGLILSDLIEDIDILKLANSEAKKLMQSRNVEDVKIKDAIIEKIEQSSNYICFN from the coding sequence GTGGATATTCATAGCGATATAAAATATATAAAGGGTGTTGGACCTAAAATGGCAGAAAATTTGAATAAGTGTGGAATTTTTAACGTATTAGATCTGATATTATATTTTCCACGAGATTATGAGAATGTATCTGCGAATAAAAGCATTCTGAAATGCGCGGAAAGTGAAAAACTCATTGTAGAGTGTACTGTGCTAAATATATTAAAAGATGTTAGGTTAAAAAATAATAAAACTCTTTCTACCATAGTTTTTTGCCAAGGGGATAATAGATTCAAAGGTAAATGGTTTAATCAAACCTATGCAAAAAATAGTTTTAAAATTTCAAATAAATATATTATCACAGGCAAAGTTAATAAATTCAGGGAAGAAATCACAATTATGAATCCTAAGATAGTAAAAAATACGTCTATGGCTACAAATAACATTATTGCCAAGTATCCACTTAAAAATAATGTTACAAATAATTTTTTTAATAAAATTATATCTGACGTATTATGTGATGTTGAAATAACGGAGAATTTGCCTAAATGGCTTGTGGAAAAATATGATTTTTGTTCTTTAGATAATGCTGCTCGAAATATACATAGCCCTAAAAGCTTAGAACTCCTTAATAAATCAAAGAGAAGGCTTAAATTTCAAGAATTATTCACTTATTCATTAAAAATATTAATGCTAAAAGAGTTTATAAAATATCATAATAATGGTATTCAATTTAAAATAGCACCAGAGCTTATAATCTTAAAGGAGCAACTTCCATTTCAGCTTACTAAGGCACAAAGTAAAGTTGTAAGAGAAATTCTAATAGATCAAAAGAAGGATATAGGAATGAATCGAATGGTGCAGGGAGATGTTGGAAGTGGTAAAACTATAGTGGCTATAATTACTATGTTTAATGTTGTGAAAAATGGGTATCAGGCATCTATGATGGCACCAACTGAAATCTTAGCAAAGCAACATTATGAAGAAATTCAAAATGTATTAAAAAATTTTTCACTAAAAATACAACTACTAAGCGGAAGTGTTACAGCAAAAAATAAACAATTAATTAAACAGGAGTTAAAAGATGGAACCATTGATATTATTGTTGGAACTCATGCACTTATTGAAGATGATGTAGAGTTTAAAAACTTAGGAATGATTGTTACTGATGAGCAGCATCGTTTTGGAGTATCACAAAGAAATAGATTTTCTAATAAAGGTAAAAACATTGATATTCTTGTAATGACAGCTACCCCTATTCCCCGGACACTCTCTTTATATTTATATGGTGATTTAGACGTATCTATTATAGATGAATTGCCTCCAGGCAGGCAGAAAATTGATACAAGCTATGAAAGTATGTCCTATAGTAAAAAGGTGTATGAATTTGCTTTAAACGAGATTAATATGGGGAGGCAAGTTTACATAGTTTGTCCATTAGTGGAAGAAAATGAGGAGATGAAGTTAAGTTCAGTCGAGAAGCTTTACGAAAAATTAAAAGAAGAATATTTTGACTCTATAGAAATAGGGATGATATATGGTAAAATGCCAAGTAAACAAAAAAATGAAATCATGGATAAATTTAAACTTGGAGAAATTAAAGCGCTGATTGCAACTACAGTAATTGAGGTTGGAGTAAATGTACCAAACGCTACAGTTATGATAATTGAAAACTCAGAAAGATTTGGACTTGCACAACTCCATCAACTTAGGGGACGAGTAGGAAGAGGAAAGCATAAGTCATATTGTATACTACTGGCGAATATTACAAATAATATAGTGAAAAGAAGATTAGAAATACTTATAAAAAGTAATGACGGTTTTTTTATTGCTGAAGAAGATTTAAAAAATAGAGGCGCAGGAGAATTATTTGGCATCAAGCAGCATGGTGAATCAGGGTTGATTTTATCAGATTTAATTGAAGATATAGATATTTTAAAACTTGCAAATAGTGAAGCAAAAAAGTTAATGCAAAGTAGGAATGTTGAAGACGTTAAAATAAAGGATGCAATAATAGAAAAAATCGAGCAAAGTTCTAACTACATTTGTTTTAACTAA